The Acipenser ruthenus chromosome 38, fAciRut3.2 maternal haplotype, whole genome shotgun sequence genomic sequence TGTAATCAGACCCCCTTCATtgtctgtagtactttgtatttaatcataacctgatgtaactatcactattatctgctgtattattgaattgtggtttgtcacacttgtactttgcttgaacaaaagttattgtatttcttgctcttattgtattacttgtattgtaacacttgaaatgtatttgcttgcgattgtaagtcgccctggataagggcgtctgctaagaaataaataataataataataataataattgtcatcCTGCGTGTGTCGCAGTGTAATCAGACCCCCTTCATTGTCATCCTGCGTGTGTCGCAGTGTAATCAGACCCCTCATTGTAATCCTGTGCGTGTGTCGCAGTGTAATCAGTCCCCTCATTGTAATcctctgtgtgtgtcgcagtgtaaTCAGTCCCCTCATTGTAATCCTCTGCGTGTGTCGCAGTGTAATCAGTCCCCTCATTGTAATCCTGCGTGTCGCAGTGTAATCAGTCCCCCCATTGTAATCCTGTGCGTGTGTCGCAGTGTAATCAGTCCCCTCATTGTAATCCTCTGCGTGTGTCGCAGTGTAATCAGTCCCCTCATTGTAATCCTGTGCGTGTGTCGCAGTGTAATCAGTCCCCTCATTGTAATCCTGTGCGTGTGTCGCAGTGTAATCAGTCCCCTCATTGTAATCCTGTGCGTGTGTCGCAGTGTAATCAGTCCCCTCATTGTAATCCTGTGCGTGTATCGCAGTGTAATCAGTCCCCTCATTGTAATCCTGTGCGTGTGTCGCAGTGTAATCAGTCCCCTCATTGTAATCCTGTGCGTGTGTCACAGTGTATTAAGTCTCTGTGTCCTTCAGCAGTACACGCAGTTTGCAGAACCCTAGCGCCGCCCTGCCTGTGATCCAGGAGCAGGGCGGCCCCCCTCTCAGCTCCCCCCAGTACTGGTGCTGCTGTTCCGCAGTCACGTGGTGCGCTGCGATCAGGGAGCCGTAGCAGCAGCGCCCGAAGGGGATGCGCGGCCCCCCCGAGAACAGGCCGCAGTGGGAGGGGCGCAAGCCGGCCCCCCGCGCGCTCAACCCTACGAACACGTCCTCCAGGGGGCAGGGGGGCGTCAGGTAGGAGGTGAGGTACAGCTTGCGGGCCGCCGAGCTGGACAGCACGTAGGCCGTGCCGCTGCAGTACTGGGGGAAGCGGTCCTGGGGGTACACCCGGTGCGACACGAAGGACTTGCTGCGGGGGTCCCGGATCGGAACCGCACCCCTGTGAACCCGACCCAGGTACAGGTCCGGACCGGAGAACCAGCTCCCCCTCCAGTCAGCCCACTGCCCAGACCAGCCCCTGTTCCTCTCCCACTCCCACCTCTCCTCGCCCTTTACGTTCCCCTCTGATTTCCCCCCTTTCTTCTCTTCTCTGCTTCCATTCCCCACAGTTTCCCCCCActccccttctcccttctcctcGTTGCTCCTCAGTCTCTCCAGGTAGGGTAGGAGCACCTCGTAGTTCAGCATGACATCGTCATCCACCTTGGTGATGAAGGAGGCGCGGGGGCAGTACCTGGCAGTCCAGCGCAGCAGGGAGAGGGTCTTGAGGGTCAGGTTTGCGTACGAGTCTCTGAAGTTTCCCTGGACGATGTCTCCGTGCCGCTCAGCCTCGCTGGCGAGTGCCTGGCGCTGGGCGG encodes the following:
- the LOC131707033 gene encoding beta-1,3-galactosyltransferase 5-like produces the protein MRLRRWVWIVLLLTAVLSCLLSVDHIEGWWMSWGVWGGALSAEARTRALAALRREQEALSTRLEDFYLLPNERSCAPTAPFLLSLVTSAPPNAEARHAIRQTWGSLTSVGGRAVRTLFLLGIPDTPAQRQALASEAERHGDIVQGNFRDSYANLTLKTLSLLRWTARYCPRASFITKVDDDVMLNYEVLLPYLERLRSNEEKGEGEWGETVGNGSREEKKGGKSEGNVKGEERWEWERNRGWSGQWADWRGSWFSGPDLYLGRVHRGAVPIRDPRSKSFVSHRVYPQDRFPQYCSGTAYVLSSSAARKLYLTSYLTPPCPLEDVFVGLSARGAGLRPSHCGLFSGGPRIPFGRCCYGSLIAAHHVTAEQQHQYWGELRGGPPCSWITGRAALGFCKLRVLLKDTET